One region of Camelina sativa cultivar DH55 chromosome 6, Cs, whole genome shotgun sequence genomic DNA includes:
- the LOC104790916 gene encoding deoxyuridine 5'-triphosphate nucleotidohydrolase: MAELRRLFLITTTTTTRPQLKLGFICNTLNKRFTTLRFPVSTMACVETKINNGSDAVNEPSPKIQKLDRNGIHHGDSSSAPFFKVKKLSEKAVLPTRGSSLSAGYDLSSAADSKVPARGKALIPTDLSIAVPEGTYARIAPRSGLAWKHSIDVGAGVIDADYRGPVGVILFNHSDVEFDVKLGDRIAQLIIEKIVTPDVVEVQDLDDTVRGEGGFGSTGV; encoded by the coding sequence ATGGCGGAACTACGACGCCTCTTcctcatcaccaccaccactacaACTCGACCTCaattgaaattagggtttatctGCAACACCTTGAACAAACGCTTCACAACACTTCGCTTCCCAGTTTCAACAATGGCCTGCGTAGAGACGAAGATCAACAACGGTTCCGACGCCGTCAACGAACCGTCAccaaaaatccaaaagctcGATCGAAACGGAATCCATCATGGAGATTCTTCTTCAGCACCATTCTTCAAAGTGAAGAAACTCTCAGAGAAAGCTGTTTTACCAACAAGAGGCTCATCTCTCTCCGCTGGTTACGATCTCTCAAGCGCGGCGGATTCGAAAGTTCCGGCGAGAGGTAAAGCGCTTATCCCGACGGATCTAAGCATCGCTGTTCCCGAAGGAACATACGCGAGGATCGCTCCGAGATCTGGTTTGGCTTGGAAACATTCGATTGATGTTGGAGCTGGTGTGATTGATGCTGACTACAGAGGACCTGTTGGTGTGATTTTGTTCAATCATTCTGATGTTGAGTTCGATGTGAAGTTGGGTGATCGAATCGCTCAGTTGATTATTGAAAAGATTGTGACTCCTGATGTTGTGGAGGTTCAAGATTTGGATGATACTGTTCGTGGTGAAGGTGGTTTTGGTTCTACCGGCGTCTGA
- the LOC104790918 gene encoding transcription termination factor MTERF4, chloroplastic, whose translation MFSLILHGRRSVELQKWRNLRVFTVSIVQNAFAFTNSFSSTTAGDVSITFTVSYLVKSLGLTTRLAESISRKVSFEDKANADSVLKLLRSHGFKDSQISTIVRYYPELLVTDAEKSLRPKLQILQSRGASSSEVTEIVTKVPAILGKKGEKSISLYYDFVKGIMQGGESSSKCVDLLCHSLAEGKRQNKMRNILVLKELGVPHKLLFSLLISSSQPVYGKEKFEGTLKKVVDMGFDPAKAKFVEALRVVYEMSDKTIEEKVNVYKRLGLSEVEIWAIFKKWPFFLKFSENKIIQTFETLKKCGLVKEEVLSVLKTRPQCIRASEKKILDSIQTFLDLGFSRDEFKLMVMRYPNCTAYSAEMMKKKFEVLVKKMNWPLEALVLLPAVLGYSLEKRIVPRCNVIKALMSKGLIGSENPPISSVLVCNDQIFLNRYVMKHNKLVPKLMAIFTRERVS comes from the coding sequence ATGTTTTCTCTCATACTCCATGGAAGAAGGTCTGTGGAGTTGCAGAAATGGCGTAATTTAAGAGTTTTTACAGTGAGCATTGTGCAAAATGCATTTGCTTTTACCAACTCGTTCTCCTCTACAACAGCTGGGGATGTGAGTATTACTTTTACAGTCTCTTATCTGGTTAAATCATTGGGTTTAACTACAAGGCTCGCTGAATCAATCTCAAGGAAGGTCAGTTTCGAGGACAAGGCTAATGCGGATTCAGTTCTGAAGCTGCTTAGAAGCCATGGGTTTAAAGATTCTCAGATCTCCACGATTGTTAGGTATTACCCAGAATTGCTTGTAACTGATGCTGAGAAATCTCTTCGTCCTAAGCTCCAGATTCTGCAGTCAAGAGGAGCTTCAAGCTCTGAGGTAACAGAGATTGTTACCAAAGTTCCGGCCATCTTGGGAAAGAAAGGTGAAAAATCTATCAGCTTGTACTATGATTTCGTCAAGGGTATTATGCAAGGAGGTGAGAGTTCTTCCAAGTGTGTAGATTTGTTATGTCATTCTTTGGCAGAGGGTAAGAGACAGAACAAAATGCGAAATatattggttttgaaagaattGGGAGTGCCTCACAAGTTGTTGTTTTCATTGCTCATCTCTAGTTCTCAACCTGTTTATGGTAAAGAGAAGTTTGAAGGAACACTCAAGAAAGTTGTTGATATGGGTTTTGATCCAGCCAAAGCAAAATTCGTGGAAGCTTTGCGTGTAGTCTACGAGATGAGCGATAAAACCATAGAAGAGAAAGTCAATGTCTATAAAAGGTTAGGCTTAAGTGAAGTGGAGATATGGGCAATTTTCAAGAAGTGGCctttctttttgaaattctccGAGAATAAGATTATTCAGACGTTTGAAACACTGAAGAAGTGTGGTCTGGTGAAGGAAGAGGTCCTTTCGGTGTTGAAGACTCGTCCACAATGCATACGAGCttcagagaagaagatattgGACTCTATTCAAACGTTTCTAGACTTAGGGTTCAGTAGAGATGAGTTCAAGTTGATGGTTATGCGATATCCTAACTGCACTGCGTATTCTgcagagatgatgaagaagaagtttgaggttttggtgaagaagatgaattggCCACTAGAGGCTTTGGTTTTGCTCCCTGCGGTACTTGGATATAGCCTGGAGAAGAGGATTGTGCCGAGGTGTAATGTAATAAAAGCTCTCATGTCAAAAGGATTGATCGGAAGTGAAAACCCTCCGATTTCATCTGTCTTGGTGTGTAATGATCAGATATTCTTGAACAGATACGTGATGAAGCACAACAAGCTTGTTCCTAAGCTTATGGCTATCTTCACGAGAGAACGTGTCTCGTAG
- the LOC104790920 gene encoding DExH-box ATP-dependent RNA helicase DExH11: protein MSRVQAGNELAFRVGFSGHGGHLRVEPLYTAERDDAVNSLPDFVSPPAFAKETKESIKKHIEEKYLLPRLEPDQFSAEKAENQWDFDWFSRVKVPLQPSLPRSVVVPTWELPFRRQKEDTENRAWEPKSVEVDLSEQMYGDQDSGFFPRMVGPPKDFLRGSVNNRPFRPGGLEDSQSSERVLPEGVSSGQWVQELLNGGPVQTVPPSFKQSLDLGDLMPYPQTWSVYEDRSSHSNASDVKSSTLSIQFDDLLKKAWEEDAFSELERDDHTAESESLKAEAEPEAKARKSNDANKGIEADATVLDEILSSAKTAILTEEAINSNKQLRKEGWATKGDSQDIADRFYELVPDMAIEFPFELDNFQKEAICCLEKGESVFVAAHTSAGKTVVAEYAFALATKHCTRAVYTAPIKTISNQKYRDFCEKFDVGLLTGDVSIRPEASCLIMTTEILRSMLYRGADIIRDIEWVIFDEVHYVNDVERGVVWEEVIIMLPRHINFVLLSATVPNTFEFADWIGRTKQKEIRVTGTTKRPVPLEHCLFYSGELYKVCENEVFLPKGIKDAKDSQKKKNSNAVSVAPKQHTGSSAHQDGNKSQKHEAHSRGKQNKHSSAKDLGKSSYSGNSQNNGAFRRSAASNWLLLINKLSKKSLLPVVVFCFSKNYCDRCADALTGTDLTSSSEKSEIRVFCDKAFSRLKGSDRNLPQVLRVQSLLHRGIGVHHAGLLPIVKEVVEMLFCRGVIKVLFSTETFAMGVNAPARTVVFDALRKFDGKEFRQLLPGEYTQMAGRAGRRGLDKTGTVVVMCRDEVPDESDLRRIIVGSATRLESQFRLTYIMILHLLRVEELKVEDMLKRSFAEFHAQKKLPEKQQLLMLKRALPVKNIECIKCEPEIEDYYDLYMEANECNSKMSEAVMQSPNAQNFLVQGRVVVMKSETGIDNLLGVVLKGPSNTNRQYIILVIKSEIPPPEKNMVSIGKKSSDPSQGYFIAPKSKRGFEEEFYTKPSSRKGSVVIKIELPYHGVAAGVGYEVKGFDNKDFLCICDSKIKIDQFRLLEDGNKAAFSQTVQQLLDLKSNGNKYPPALDPIKDLKLKDAELVETYYKWTSLLQKMSANKCHGCVKLEEHMKLAREIKKHKKDLKDLEFQMSDEALLQMPAFQGRIDVLKEIGCIDEDLVVQIKGRVACEMNSGEELICTVCLFENQFEELEPEEAVAVMSAFVFQQKNTSAPSLTPKLAKAKQRLYDTAIRLGELQAQYNLQIDPEEYAQENLKFGLVEVVYEWAKGTPFAEICELTDVPEGLIVRTIVRLDETCREFKNAAAIMGNSALHKKMDLASNAIKRDIVFAASLYVTGV, encoded by the exons ATGAGCAGAGTCCAAGCAGGCAACGAACTCGCCTTCCGTGTCGGCTTCTCCGGTCATGGTGGTCACCTCCGCGTTGAGCCTCTGTACACGGCGGAGAGAGACGACGCCGTGAACTCACTTCCCGATTTCGTTTCC CCTCCTGCTTTtgccaaagaaacaaaagaatcaataaAGAAACATATCGAGGAGAAATATCTCCTACCAAGACTGGAACCGGATCAGTTTTCTGCCGAAAAAGCTGAGAATCAGTGggattttgattggttttcaAGGGTGAAGGTGCCACTTCAACCCTCTTTGCCAAGGTCCGTTGTGGTTCCCACTTGGGAGTTGCCATTCAGGCGTCAAAAAGAGGATACTGAGAACAGAGCATGGGAGCCCAAATCAGTAGAG GTGGATTTGTCGGAACAAATGTATGGAGATCAAGATTCTGGATTTTTTCCACGAATGGTTGGACCTCCGAAAGATTTTCTGAGAGGAAGTGTCAATAATCGCCCTTTCCGTCCAGGTGGCTTGGAGGATTCACAGTCTTCAGAGAGAGTCCTTCCAGAGGGTGTCTCTAGTGGCCAATGGGTACAGGAATTGCTCAATGGGGGTCCTGTTCAAACCGTTCCTCCTAGTTTTAAGCAGAGTTTAGATCTTGGAGATCTGATG ccATATCCCCAAACATGGAGCGTTTATGAGGATCGGAGTTCACATAGCAATGCTTCAGATGTAAAGTCG AGTACGTTGTCTATTCAGTTTGATGATCTGTTGAAGAAGGCATGGGAAGAAGATGCTTTCTCCGAACTTGAGAGAGATG ATCATACAGCTGAATCTGAGTCTCTAAAGGCAGAAGCTGAACCTGAAGCTAAAGCGAGGAAAAGCAATGATGCCAACAAGGGAATAGAGGCTGACGCCACTGTTCTGGATGAGATTTTGTCATCAGCAAAAACAGCAATATTGACGGAAGAGGCAATTAACAGTAATAAACAACTACGGAAAGAG GGATGGGCCACTAAAGGAGATAGCCAAGACATTGCCGACCGGTTTTATGAACTTGTTCCTGACATGGCGATTGAATTCCCTTTCGAATTAGACAACTTTCAGAAGGAG GCTATCTGTTGTTTAGAGAAAGGGGAGTCTGTTTTTGTAGCTGCTCATACATCAGCGGGGAAGACAGTTGTTGCAGAATATGCATTCGCTTTAGCCACCAAG CATTGTACACGAGCTGTTTATACTGCTCCAATTAAAACCATCAGTAACCAAAAATACAGAGATTTTTGTGAGAAGTTTGACGTAGGACTTCTAACAGGCGATGTTAGCATAAGGCCAGAGGCATCTTGTCTGATCATGACTACTGAAATATTAAGGTCAATGCTTTATCGTGGTGCCGATATCATACGTGATATAGAATGG GTTATATTTGATGAAGTTCACTATGTCAATGACGTAGAGAGAGGGGTTGTTTGGGAAGAAGTTATCATCATGTTGCCAAGGCATATAAATTTTGTCCTCCTTTCTGCAACG GTGCCAAATACATTTGAATTTGCTGATTGGATTGGccgaacaaaacaaaaagagatacGTGTTACTGG CACGACAAAAAGACCAGTTCCCCTAGAGCACTGCCTATTTTATTCTGGAGAACTCTACAAAGTTTGTGAGAATGAAGTTTTTCTTCCTAAAGGGATAAAGGATGCTAAAgattcacaaaagaagaagaattcaaatGCAGTTAGTGTCGCTCCTAAACAGCATACAGGATCTTCAGCTCATCAAGATGGGAACAAATCTCAGAAACATGAAGCTCATTCTCGTGGCAAGCAGAATAAACACTCAAGTGCAAAAGATTTGGGAAAATCCTCTTATAGTGGTAACAGTCAGAACAATGGGGCTTTTAGACGATCAGCAGCTTCAAATTGGTTACTGCTTATCAACAAGCTCTCAAAAAAGTCCCTATTACCT GTGGTTGTCTTCTGTTTCTCGAAGAATTATTGTGATAGATGTGCTGACGCTTTGACTGGGACTGACCTCACTAGTAGTTCTGAGAAAAGTGAAATCCGTGTCTTTTGCGATAAAGCTTTTTCAAGACTGAAAGGGTCTGATAGAAATTTACCTCAG GTCCTCAGAGTCCAAAGCTTACTTCATAGAGGAATAGGTGTTCATCATGCTGGGCTGCTTCCAATAGTAAAGGAAGTTGTTGAAATGCTTTTTTGCCGTGGTGTTATTAAG GTGCTATTTTCAACGGAGACATTTGCCATGGGGGTTAACGCTCCAGCCAGAACG GTCGTTTTTGATGCTTTGAGAAAGTTTGATGGCAAGGAATTTAGACAATTGCTTCCTGGAGAGTACACTCAAATGGCAGGGCGTGCTGGCAGAAGAGGACTTGACAAAACTGGCACAGTTGTTGTCATGTGTCGCGATGAAGTTCCAGATGAGAGTGATCTGAGGCGTATAATTGTTGGAAGCGCAACAAGACTAGAATCTCAGTTCCGACTAACCTACATAATGATCCTCCATCTTTTACGTGTTGAAGAATTGAAG GTGGAGGACATGCTGAAAAGAAGTTTTGCTGAATTCCATGCCCAGAAGAAATTGCCCGAGAAACAGCAGCTTCTCATGCTAAAACGTGCTCTACCAGTCAAAAATATCGA ATGTATTAAATGTGAACCGGAAATTGAAGATTACTATGACTTGTATATGGAAGCAAACGAGTGTAACAGCAAGATGTCAGAAGCAGTCATGCAGTCTCCTAATGCCCAGAACTTTCTTGTACAAGGAAGAGTAGTGGTCATGAAATCTGAAACA GGCATAGACAATTTACTCGGAGTCGTTCTGAAGGGACCTTCCAACACTAACagacaatatattattttggtaaTAAAATCTGAAATACCGCCACCAGAGAAAAATATGGTCAGCATTGGCAAGAAAAGCTCAGATCCCTCTCAAGGTTATTTTATTGCGCCCAAGTCAAAACGTGGTTTTGAAGAAGAATTTTATACGAAACCGAGCTCTCGTAAAGGTTCCGTTGTGATCAAGATAGAGCTCCCGTACCATGGAGTCGCTGCTGGTGTAGGTTACGAGGTTAAAGGGTTTGATAACAAAGATTTCTTGTGCATATGCGATAGCAAGATAAAGATTGATCAGTTTCGTCTACTCGAGGATGGGAACAAGGCAGCTTTTTCTCAGACGGTTCAACAACTTTTGGATCTGAAATCAAATGGAAACAAGTATCCTCCTGCTCTAGACCCAATAAAAG ATTTGAAGCTGAAAGATGCTGAGCTTGTGGAGACGTACTATAAATGGACCAGCCTGTTGCAAAAGATGTCAGCGAATAAGTGCCACGGTTGTGTTAAACTGGAAGAGCACATGAAGTTAGCTAGGGAGATTAAGAAGCATAAGAAGGATCTCAAAGATCTAGAATTTCAAATGTCTGATGAAGCCCTATTACAGATGCCTGCGTTTCAGGGCCGG ATCGATGTTCTGAAGGAAATTGGGTGTATAGATGAAGACCTCGTCGTTCAAATCAAAGGCCGTGTCGCTTGCGAGATGAATTCTGGGGAAGAATTGATATGCACAGTGTGTCTGTTTGAGAATCAATTCGAAGAATTAGAACCAGAAGAAGCAGTGGCTGTAATGTCTGCCTTTGtcttccaacaaaaaaacacttcaGCGCCTTCACTTACTCCTAAGCTAGCTAAAGCTAAACAAAG ACTCTATGATACCGCAATCAGACTTGGTGAACTTCAAGCTCAATACAACTTACAAATAGACCCTGAAGAATATGCCCAGGAGAATCTCAAATTTGGTCTGGTTGAAGTTGTCTATGAGTGGGCAAAG GGGACTCCATTTGCAGAGATATGTGAACTGACTGATGTCCCTGAAGGCCTGATAGTTCGTACCATTGTGAGATTGGACGAGACATGCCGTGAGTTCAAGAACGCTGCCGCCATTATGGGGAACTCGGCATTACACAAGAAAATGGATTTGGCTTCAAATGCTATAAAACGTGACATTGTCTTTGCGGCTAGTCTGTATGTGACTGGAGTGTAA
- the LOC104790921 gene encoding alpha-glucan phosphorylase 2, cytosolic: MANTNGKAATSLPEKISAKANPEANEATEIAENILYHAKYSPHFSPLKFGPEQALYATAECLRDRLIQLWNETYVHFNKVDPKQTYYLSMEYLQGRALTNAIGNLNLQGPYADALRKLGYELEEIAEQEKDAALGNGGLGRLASCFLDSMATLNLPAWGYGLRYRHGLFKQLISQKGQEEIPEDWLEKFSPWEIVRHDVVFPVRFFGSVEINPDGSRKWVGGDVVQALAYDVPIPGYNTKNTISLRLWEAKARAEDLDLFQFNEGEYELAAQLHSRAQQICTVLYPGDATENGKLLRLKQQFFLCSASLQDIISRFHERNTTEGSRKWSEFPSKVAVQMNDTHPTLAIPELMRLLMDENGLGWDEAWDVTSRTVAYTNHTVLPEALEKWSQSLMWKLLPRHMEIITEIDKRFVKTIRDTRVDLQDKISSLSILDNNPQKPVVRMANLCVVSSHTVNGVAQLHSDILKAELFADYVSIWPNKFQNKTNGITPRRWLRFCSPELSDIITKWLKTDKWITDLDLLTGLRQFADNEELQSEWASAKTANKKRLAQYIERVTGVSIDPTSLFDIQVKRIHEYKRQLMNILGVIYRFKKLKEMKPEERKKTVPRTVMIGGKAFATYTNAKRIVKLVNDVGDVVNSDPEVNEYLKVVFVPNYNVTVAEMLIPGSELSQHISTAGMEASGTSNMKFALNGCLIIGTLDGANVEIREEVGEENFFLFGATADQVPRLRKEREDGLFKPDPRFEEAKQFVKSGVFGSYDYGPLLDSLEGNTGFGRGDYFLVGYDFPSYMDAQAKVDEAYKDRKGWLKMSILSTAGSGKFSSDRTIAQYAKEIWNIEACPVP; the protein is encoded by the exons ATGGCGAACACGAATGGAAAAGCTGCGACGAGTTTGCCGGAGAAAATCTCGGCGAAGGCTAATCCGGAGGCGAACGAAGCTACGGAGATCGCTGAGAATATCCTTTACCACGCCAAGTACAGTCCACATTTCTCTCCGTTAAAGTTCGGGCCTGAGCAAGCTCTTTACGCTACTGCTGAGTGTCTTCGCGATCGTCTCATTCAG CTGTGGAATGAGACTTATGTTCATTTTAACAAAGTTGATCCAAAACAAACATACTACTTGTCAATGGAGTATCTCCAAGGTCGTGCTTTGACAAATGCCATTGGGAATTTGAACCTTCAAGGTCCATATGCTGATGCACTGCGTAAGCTCGGTTATGAGCTTGAGGAGATAGCCGAGCAG GAGAAAGATGCAGCTCTTGGAAATGGTGGGTTGGGGAGACTTGCCTCGTGCTTCTTGGATTCGATGGCCACTCTAAACTTGCCTGCTTGGGGTTATGGGTTGAGGTACAGACATGGGCTGTTTAAGCAACTTATCTCACAGAAAGGTCAAGAAGAGATTCCAGAGGACTGGCTTGAG AAGTTCAGCCCATGGGAAATTGTGAGGCACGACGTAGTATTCCCTGTCAGGTTTTTCGGCAGTGTGGAGATAAATCCAGATGGATC ACGGAAATGGGTAGGCGGTGATGTTGTACAAGCTCTTGCTTATGACGTGCCAATTCCGGGATATAACACAAAGAACACAATCAGTCTCCGTCTCTGGGAAGCAAAAGCTAGAGCGGAGGATCTTGATCTTTTTCAGTTCAATGAAGGAGAATATGAATTGGCTGCGCAGCTACATTCTAGAGCTCAACAG atTTGCACTGTGTTATATCCAGGAGATGCTACCGAGAATGGGAAGTTATTACGCTTAAAACAACAGTTCTTTCTCTGCAGTGCTTCGCTTCAG GATATTATATCAAGATTTCATGAGAGGAACACGACCGAAGGCAGCCGGAAATGGTCAGAGTTTCCAAGTAAAGTTGCTGTTCAAATGAATGACACACACCCAACTCTTGCAATCCCTGAGCTCATGCGGTTGCTAATGGATGAAAATGGACTTGGATGGGATGAAGCTTGGGATGTGACATCAAG GACCGTTGCTTACACCAATCACACTGTCCTTCCCGAAGCGCTGGAGAAATGGTCACAATCTTTGATGTGGAAGCTTCTTCCTCGTCATATGGAAATAATAACAGAGATTGATAAGAGG TTTGTGAAAACCATTCGCGATACACGAGTTGATCTCCAGGACAAGATTTCAAGTTTGAGCATCTTAGATAACAATCCCCAAAAGCCTGTGGTGAGAATGGCTAACTTATGTGTTGTATCCTCGCATACA GTGAATGGCGTTGCTCAGTTACACAGTGATATCTTGAAGGCTGAGTTATTCGCAGACTATGTCTCTATATGGCCAAACAAGTTTCAAAACAAGACTAATGGCATCACACCTCGGAGGTGGCTACGTTTCTGCAGCCCTGAGCTCAGTGATATAATCACAAAGTGGTTGAAGACTGACAAATGGATCACTGATCTTGACCTACTTACTGGTCTTCGGCAg TTTGCGGACAATGAAGAACTCCAATCTGAATGGGCTTCTGCGAAGACAGCCAATAAGAAACGTTTGGCTCAGTATATAGAGCGTGTAACTGGTGTGAGTATTGATCCGACAAGCTTATTTGACATACAAGTTAAGCGTATCCACGAATACAAGAGGCAGCTGATGAACATTCTTGGAGTAATTTATAGATTCAAAAAGTTAAAG GAGATGAAGCCTGAGGAAAGGAAGAAAACAGTTCCTCGTACTGTCATGATTGGGGGTAAAGCATTTGCAACCTATACAAATGCAAAACGGATAGTGAAACTAGTGAATGATGTTGGCGACGTTGTTAACAGCGATCCAGAGGTCAACGAATACCTAAAG GTGGTATTTGTTCCAAACTACAATGTCACTGTAGCAGAGATGCTTATACCCGGAAGTGAGCTATCTCAACACATCAGCACAGCAGGCATGGAGGCAAGTGGTACCAGCAATATGAAGTTCGCTCTTAATGGTTGCCTTATCATAGGAACCCTTGATGGGGCTAATGTTGAGATAAGAGAGGAGGTTGGCGAagaaaatttctttctttttggtgcAACAGCCGATCAGGTCCCTAGACTGcgtaaagaaagagaagatggacTG TTCAAACCCGATCCTCGGTTTGAAGAGGCGAAGCAGTTTGTCAAAAGTGGAGTGTTTGGGAGCTATGATTATGGTCCGCTCCTCGATTCTCTTGAGGGTAACACAGGTTTTGGGCGTGGTGATTACTTCCTGGTTGGGTATGATTTCCCAAGCTACATGGATGCTCAGGCCAAAGTTGATGAAGCTTATAA GGACCGGAAGGGGTGGCTGAAGATGTCGATATTGAGTACAGCCGGTTCAGGAAAGTTCAGCAGTGACCGTACGATAGCTCAGTATGCCAAAGAGATTTGGAACATTGAGGCTTGTCCTGTTCCCTAA